From the Candidatus Methylomirabilota bacterium genome, one window contains:
- a CDS encoding transketolase C-terminal domain-containing protein codes for MIRRWKSPLELGMATREAYGRALAELGQENPRIVVLDADLSKSTYTSVFGKKFKDRFFDVGIAEANMCSMAAGLAAGGFIPFASSFASFLLCKGYEQLRICCAYMEFNVNFVGSHGGISLGEDGPSQQSIEDIALACSLPGFTVAVPADEVATAALVRAAAEHYGPVYIRVGRPRTAKIYAPGERFSFGRAKTLSDGSDVTVIANGLMVAVACEAAEIAERRGIDVRVIDCHTAKPLDEATIEIAAAETGAIVVAEEHLSRPGLGSLVAQAVGQRHPVPMEFVGIDDVFAESGTPEEILRAYGLTTEHILGAIDRVLGRKVKGAAAVDR; via the coding sequence ATGATCCGCCGCTGGAAGTCGCCGCTGGAGCTGGGGATGGCCACCCGCGAGGCCTACGGCCGGGCGCTGGCCGAGCTGGGCCAGGAGAACCCCCGCATCGTCGTCCTCGACGCCGACCTCTCGAAGTCGACGTACACCTCCGTCTTCGGCAAGAAGTTCAAGGACCGCTTCTTCGACGTGGGCATCGCCGAGGCCAACATGTGCTCGATGGCCGCCGGCCTGGCCGCGGGCGGCTTCATCCCGTTCGCGTCGAGCTTCGCCTCCTTCCTCCTGTGCAAGGGCTACGAGCAGCTCCGCATCTGCTGCGCCTACATGGAGTTCAACGTCAACTTCGTCGGCAGCCACGGCGGCATTTCGCTGGGCGAAGACGGTCCCTCCCAGCAATCGATCGAGGACATCGCGCTGGCCTGCTCGCTGCCGGGCTTCACCGTGGCGGTGCCGGCCGACGAAGTGGCCACCGCGGCGCTGGTGCGGGCGGCCGCCGAGCACTACGGTCCCGTCTACATCCGGGTCGGCCGGCCGCGGACGGCCAAGATCTACGCGCCCGGCGAGCGCTTCTCGTTCGGCCGCGCCAAGACCCTCTCCGACGGGAGCGACGTCACCGTGATCGCCAACGGGCTCATGGTCGCGGTCGCCTGTGAGGCCGCCGAGATCGCCGAGCGGCGCGGCATCGACGTGCGCGTCATCGACTGTCACACCGCCAAGCCGCTCGACGAGGCCACCATCGAGATAGCGGCCGCCGAGACCGGCGCCATCGTGGTGGCCGAGGAGCACCTGTCGCGGCCGGGGCTGGGCAGCCTCGTGGCCCAGGCGGTAGGCCAGCGGCACCCCGTCCCCATGGAGTTCGTGGGCATCGACGACGTGTTCGCCGAGTCCGGCACGCCGGAGGAGATTCTGCGGGCCTACGGTCTCACCACGGAGCACATT